The segment AACAAGTTGATCTACCGTATTCTCGTTCAGGTTTTGAAGGTGATGACCTAATGCGGTGAAGGCATTGATTCGTTGATCCGGGGTCATGAAAGAAAACTTTTAAAGTATTTACGTTGTTTGACGGATGGTTGAAGCAGATTACTTTTGCAACACTTGTAACGCGCGAAATTACTGAAAGCATGGCAATTAAAATTACTGACGAATGCATCAATTGCGGGGCCTGTGAACCCGAATGCCCGAACACGGCTATTTATGAAGGAGGCCGCGAATGGAACTGGGCTGGCGGAACCAAGCTCACGGAGGTTAAACTGGAGGATGGATCAGTGCAGGATGCCAAAATTTTACAAAAGCCCGTGTCAGATGAATTTTATTATATCGTTTCGGGCAAGTGCACCGAATGCACCGGGTTTCATGAAGAGCCGCAATGTGCGGCCGTTTGCCCAGTGGATTGTTGCGTGCCCGACCCGGATCACGTAGAATCAAAAGAGGTATTGGCTGCCCGTAAAGCTTACCTGCACCAGGAGTAAGGTCACCGCATCTTAGCCCGTTTTATCAGGTAAGTTTGCAGGATGGTATTTACATCTTGCCGGATATCCGCTTTAACGAAATCAATTTTGTACTGGTGGCAGCGTAACTTCAGGGTGTCATAGAAGTTTTTAGCCTCGTGCTGGTAGGAGAGCCGTATGTCACCGGGGTTTAGCTTCAGTTTTGCATTGCTCTCCAGGTCTATAAATTCAATGGGTTTGTCTTCAAATTGAAAAGTCAGCTCAGTGTCGTAATCCATTACATGAAAAACAATCACTTCGTGTTTATTGTGTTTCAGGTGTTGTAAGGCTTTAAAAAGTTCATCGGTATTATCCGGGTCACCATCAAACATATCGCTGAATAGCACCACCAATGAACGTTTATGGATTTTTTCAGCCGCTTCATGGAGCACCCTGGCAATTTCGGTTTGCACCTTCATGGGTTGTTGTTCCATAAGGCCATGCAATATTAACAGAAGCTTTTCAAGGTGCGACCGGGATGATTTAATAGGTGTAAGCGTGTCAATTTTATCGGAAAACAAACACAGCCCCACGGCATCGCGCTGCAGGTTTAGCATATAAGCCATAGCCGCAGCAGCAATAGCGCTGAACCTGATTTTAGCCTTTGTCTCGGCAGGGTAGAACATGGAGGGAGAAGTATCTATGGCAATAAGACAGCGGAGGTTGGTCTCCTCTTCATATTGTTTGGAAAATAACCGATCCGTACGTGCATAGGCTTTCCAATCGATATGCCGGGTACTTTCCCCTTCGTTATAAAGCCTGTGTTCGGCAAATTCAACAGAAAAACCGTGGTAGGGCGACTTGTGAAGACCGGTAATAAAGCCCTCTACCAATTGCCTCGCCAAAAGTTCAAGGTTGGCTGATTGCCTGATATCCTGTAAGTTAACTTTCATTTTACGGGCATGGTTATCTTAAAAAATGGGGCTTGCAAGCCCTTCTGTACGGTATTGCCTTATTGTGAACAAGTCTGAATAGTAAACAGTATTTGCAATGACTATTCAAAATACTATATTAACACAATAAAATTACCCTAACCTAACCTAAAACTTGCAGGATTGTGGAAGAGAACAAGACGAACGGCAGGGATGAGATATACTCGGCCAAAGTGAAAGCTGGTAAGCGTACTTATTTTTTTGATGTAAAGTCGACACGCTCAAACGACTTCTACCTGACGATTACCGAAAGTAAGAAACGATTTAAAGAAGACGGTTTTACCTACGAAAAACACAAGATTTTCCTGTACAAGGAAGATTTCAATAAGTTTATGGAAGCCTTGACCAATACCGTAAACCACGTAAAACAGGAGCTTATGCCCGAAGTTGATTTCGACCAGTTCGACCAACATCACCCTGCTGACGAGCACCATGAAGAAGCGGCAACCGCCCCGGTTGCCAAATCCTCAGCCGATAGCGATCTTAAATGGGACTAACTACCCTTAACCTATAGAGTAAAGCCTTCCTTAGCGAGGGCTTTTTTATTGTGTTCTGTTTCCGTTCCTGCTCAACCGAGTATATTTGCGGCCTGTTTTTAACTAATCTTTTCAACCCATGGGATTGCAATGTGGTATAGTGGGCTTGCCCAACGTAGGAAAATCAACACTCTTTAATGCCCTGTCCAACAACAAAGCCGAAGCGGCAAATTTCCCCTTTTGTACTATTGAGCCTAACGTGGGCGTGATCTCCGTTCCTGATCCCAGGTTACGGATATTGGAGGGGTTAGTGAACCCGCAAAAGGTAGTTCCTACTACCATTGAGTTTGTGGATATTGCCGGCTTGGTAAAAGGAGCCAGTAAGGGCGAGGGGCTTGGGAACCAGTTTCTGGCCAACATACGTGAAGTAGATGCCATTGTGCATGTGGTGCGTTGCTTTGATAATGACAACATTGTTCATGTTGATGGAAAGGTAAATCCAATAGCCGATAAAGAGATCATTGACACCGAGTTACAGTTAAAGGATTTAGAATCAGTTGAGAAGAAAATCTCCCGTTCGGAGAAGATTGCGAAGAGCGGTGATGCCAAGGCCAAAAAGGAATTGGCCGTTCTGCAAGCATACCGCGATGCCTTACTGGCCGGTCAGAACGCACGGGCAGTGCAGGTGCCTGAAGAGGATAAGAAAGCCATTGAGGATTTACAGTTATTAACCGCTAAGCCGGTTGTTTATGTTGCCAATGTAGATGAAGCTTCGGTGCTTACAGGCAACAAGCATGTGGAGGCCCTGAGGAATCTGGTGAAAAGTGAAAATGCAGAAGTGGTGGTTATCAGCGCAGCCATTGAGGCTCAAATAGCGGAGTTAGAAACGGAAGAAGACCGCATTACATTTTTGAAGGAATACGGTTTGGAAGAATCCGGATTGAACAAATTGATCAGGGCCTCGTACAGCCTGCTGAACCTGATAACCTATTTTACAGCCGGGGAGAAGGAAGTACGCGCCTGGACTATAAAAAGGGGGTGGAAAGCACCTGCGGCTGCCGGGGTAATCCATACCGATTTTGAAAAAGGCTTCATCAAAGCTGAGGTAATTAAGCTTCCTGATTATCAGCACTATAAGTCTGAGCACGCCTGCCGCGAAGCCGGTAAGATGGCCATAGAGGGCAAAGAGTACGTGGTGGAGGATGGCGATATCATGCATTTTCGGTTCAATGTCTAATTATTCCTTACATACCCTTTTTGAATTTTTGATTTTTTCGTAGTTTTATAAACCGCTCATTATCAGGTTACAGCGGGGCTTTAGGTTTAGGTATTTTTTAACCCTTTTTTATTTTTTAAAGCTTGAGAACCAGGATCATTTTTTCATTGAAGAACAGGGGAGCCTATGTTCCGTTTCACCATCAGTACTTGCTGGCGCAATTCATAAAAGGGTTGTTAATGTTTGGGCCTGATAAATCATACCAGGCGTACACCCAGTTTAATTTCTCCGGGTTAAAAGGGCAGACTAAGATCAGCCGCAAAGGTTTACATTACTATTCGTCTAAAGTTACCCTGGTTTTTGCGTGTGCCGATCGGGAATTTCTGAGCTATTTTACAGCCCAGCTTTTTGAGCAAAAGGATATTATGATTGGCAGCCTTCACCTGGTGCCTGATTCCATAGAAGAGGAACCCCCGGTTGAGATTCAGACAGAGGCTAAATTTTTATGCATTTCACCCATTGTTCCGGTGCCTGCTGCATTCAATAATGAGCAGGGTAAAAAGTTTATCATGCCTGAGAGCGATGAATTCTCTGACTTACTCTATGACTCCACCATTAGCCGGATGGAAGCCACAGGTAAGTATACGCCTGAACAACTAACCTCATTTTATAAATTTCAATTGGTGCCCGATCCCGGTTATTTACAGCGCCTGCAGGCAGCCGGAAAAAAATTTGCACGTATTTATCCCCTCTACGATAGCGATGTAAAATTCGAAGTAAGGGGCTACACCTTCCCTTTTACGTTGTATGCTGCACCGGAAGTACAGCGTTTTGTCTATGAAAACGGATTGGGGTATTTCTGCCACAAAGGCTTTGGTATGCTGGATGTAGCCGGCAATGACTCTATCAAGCGTGAGCAGCAGCGTGATGCGATTTATGCTTAGCAGTTATTGCTGAAAATAGTTTTTTCGTAGCGTCAATACAGACCGTGAACAGGCCTGCTTCTGTGTCGCATGAATGGATAATCATTATTCTTATGGCGTAGTCAGCAAGGTTATGTTGCCTACTTCCAATTGTGTTGATTTTAGCACAATTGCATCCTCTTTCGATCCTTGTAATCATTATTTATGATACTATTTGTTACAGATATTATGTATATTTAAATACTCTTTGTTACAAATCGATGAATTTTAACAGAAAAGCCTATCAAAGCCTGTTGGAATGGAAGAAACGCAGTTCACGTAAGCCTCTATTATTGCGAGGAGCCCGGCAAGTAGGTATGCAGGCCAACGCTTCATCGATAATCCCAAAACCATCTACTTCTTCCCCGGTGAAACCCTTAGCCTCACCACCACCATCGATCGCGCCACTTCACCGCTGAGTAGATATCGCTGGTACAAAGCCGGTGTGGCTTTAGCTCCAAGCTTTACTGAAACGGGCCATACCTACACCAAATCAAACTTCCAGGCAGCCGATGCGAGCCTCGCACACTACTACGAAATCCAAAACCCGAATGCACCTGGCCTCACCCTGCGCAGCCAAAACATTAATGTTCAACTCGCTCCGGTCGACACCAGCTACCACCGCCTCGTACTCTGCCTCGAATACGACTCGCTCAACGTAACACTCAGAAACTGGAAATTCAGCGTGGACTGGAGCGAAGTGGTGCAACAATGCCTGGCCAATGCCGCCAAAGAAGACTCTATATTAATAGACTTCGCCATCTCCCGTGTTATCGACTCCGTGGCTACACAATTCTACACGCGCCAAAGCACCAACTGCATGGTCAATGCCACCGAAGCGCTGAGCTATACCTACAACACCGGTGAACACCACTACACACTTTATTATTACGACCAGGCCGGAAACCTCGTGCAAACTGTGCCGCCCAAAGGCGTAGTGCCGCTTGATCAAACCGGAATTAACCAGGTGTTGAGCGGTCAAGCCGTTTACCCGAACCATCAATTGATTACACACTACCGGTTCAACTCGCTCAACCAAAGCACGTGGCAAAACACACCCGATGCCGCCACATCACAATTCTGGTATAATCAAAGGGGTCAGCTCCGCCTGTCGCAAAATGCGCAACAACTTATTGACGGTAAATATTCCTACACCCGCTACGACAACCAGGGCCGCATTGTGGAAGTAGGCGAACTGTACAGCGCGGCACCGCCTCAATCATTTACAGCCTTGCTGGAAGACCAGGCATTCCCAAATGCCGCTACCTATACACTGAAAGATGTAACCAAAACGTTCTACGACTTTCCGCACCCCAATCTGCCGCAATTCCCGCAGCAATTTTTGCGCAACCGCGTGGCGTGGGTGGAAGTGCACGAGAAAGACGCACCTTCGGTTGTAGCTACCTACTACAGTTACGATATTCACGATAACGTGAAATCTCTGCTGCAGCAAATACCGGGCATGGGCCAAAAACGCACCGACTACGTGTACGACCTGGTGAGCGGAAAAGTAAACTACGTACTCTACCAGTATGGCGAACCCGACCAGTTTATACACAAGTACAGCTACGATGCCGACAACCGCATTACACGCGTTGAAACTTCGGTGGATGGATACCTGTGGGACAGGGAGGCCGAATACTATTATTACCTGCACGGCCCGCTGGCGCGGGTATGGCTCGGGCCCCATACCGGTGTGCAGGGCCTCGACTACTATTACACCCTGCAAGGCTGGATAAAAGGGGTGAACATGCCCTACGCCAGTGACTTGGGCAATGACGGTTACGGCACCAGCAAAACCGGGCGCGATGTGTTTGCCTATACGCTGGGCTATTACGATGGCGACTTCAAGCCTCGCAACCCCAACGAGGTGCTGGCCGATACACGCGATCAGGTGTGGACAAGACATAATTCGTTATTGGTGAACTCCGGCTATTGCCAACTTCCGCGCGTATATTATTGGCGATGACGAAGGCCAGTTTAATTATGATGCCATTGGTAATTTGGTGTTGGACCAGGAAAAAGGCTTGCGCATTGCGTGGACTCCTTACGGCAAAGTACGCAGCGTAACCAAAGGCGATGGCAGCAAGCTGGAGTTCCGGTACGATGGGGCGGGTAACCGCATAGAGAAAAAGATGCTGAACAGCAACAACACCGGAAAAGTAACGCGCTATGTGCGCGATGCCAGTGGTAACATTATGGGAATATATGCGGCAACCATAACGGCAGGTGTTGAAGATGCATTGGAAATGGCCGAACAACCCATTTACGGCAGCTCGCGCCTGGGCCAGTACCGGGGCGGGCGTGCACACGCCATGCAAACTCTTGGCCTTAAACACTACGAACTCACCAACCACCTGGGCAACGTACTCAGCGTAGTTACCGACAACATCAACATCTCGCCCGACTGCGCCTTTGCCAAAATTGTAGCCGCTACCGACTACTACGCCTTTGGCAGCGAAAATGCCCGGCCGCACCTATTCCTCCCCAGCTGGAGCCTACCGCTATGGATTTAACGGCAAAGAGAAAGACACCGAAAACACCTGGGGCGATACCAGCTACGACTACGGCTTTAGAATTTATAACCCGCGGTATGGTAGGTTTTTGAGTGTGGATCCGCTCACACAATCTTACCCGTGGTATACACCATACCAGTTTGCGGGGAATAAACCAATATGGGCAATTGATCTCGATGGATTGGAGGAAAAAATTGTAATTAAAGATAGGCTTGGGAAAATTAGAACGGTGACAAACAAAGATGATATTTTCTTAACGTACCTAATTCATAGTTCACCTTCTCCTAACCAATATTTTGAATCTGGATGGAGTGAATATGTTAGGGAAGATAATAAGTTTGTGCAATCCTCGAATCCGCCCAGTTATGGACTTTTAACGATTGAAGAAAGAAGGGATGGATCAACTATATTAAACTACGACCCGTCATGGAGGAAACCCAAAACGAGATTCGAAAGAGGATTATCTGATGTAAAGAAAGGCGGTTATCATGGTTTTCTTCTGCTAAAGGACTTCGCTCTAAGCGATGACGAAGAATCGAGGATTGCTAGAAAGTATGTTTTTGGTATTGTAGGTGCAGCGACTGGTATAGGAGGTATTGCTGAAGGTGGAGTTGCTCTATTACTTGGAGTCACGGATATCGGATTGGCAGCAAATGACATTTTTAGCGCAACAGTAGATGTTACTGATGGTCTTAATTTGGATGTTGACTTAATAAAGAGTCAACTGACAAGGCAGTTAGGGCCAAAAGCAGGGGAATATTTTGAGAATGGGAAAATTGTGATTGGCGTGGCAAATTTGGCAGGATCAACAATTTCTTTAGGGAAATCTGTAGGATCATCATTAACTTTTAAAGATGAAGCTACAGCGACAGAGTTTTTAAGGCTTTTTGGCTCATCTCTATACCTGTCTGACGATGTGGCCGAAAAGTATAATGTGCGCAACAAATCCTCTGGAAGTGACAAAGAATAATGATAAAATTCAGATAACCTATCCGCTATGGATGTTACTAGGTAGAAATATTCCGCCAATGCTAGCTTTTGTTGGAGTTAGATACTTTGATGTGTATGGACTAATATTACTTGATGTATTGTTTTTAGTGACTTGGATAATTATTTTCTATTTGATAGGACAATATCGTTACACTAGAGTTTTGATCGATGATAAGAAGATTGAGATTCAATTCATTATGAGCTTGTATTTAAAAAATAAAATTATTTTGTATAAAGAGATTCTGTCCCCGCAGAGTCTCCTCCAAGGGACTCTGCGGAAACGGGAGGGACTCTGCGGAACAGGAGTAGGATTAATAAAAATTATAACACCTGGTTCTCCTATTAAGTATCGTGTGAGCAAGTAAGCACGAGGCTGCAGATTATGCGGTAGCAGCTCATATATTATCTTTACTGAGAGATGAGTGTACGTAAAGCCATAACTGAAAAGAGTGGTATTTTCTTTATCACGATAACGTGCCGAGGCTGGCATCACTTATTTTCAATTACCGATGGCTATTCTGTGGTCTATCAATGGTTTGATTACCTGAAAGGGAAGGGGCATTTTATTTTAGGCTTTGTCATTATGCCTAATCATTTTCATGCCTTGATTGGATTTCGAAATACTGGAAAATCGATAAATTCCATCGTTGGTAACGGGAAGCGCTTTATGGCCTATGAACTTGTTAGGCGTTTGGAGGAAAGAAAGGAGGCTAATCTGCTATTGGAACTCGCCTTGCATGTTAACACTACTGAAAGAAAAAGAGGAAAGCTCCACGATGTATTTGAACCCTCATTCGACTGGAAGGAATGTTACACAGATGACTTCATTGAGCAAAAGTTGAGGTATATACACGAAAATCCATGCCGTGGAAAGTGGAACCTGGTCAGGCAACCATGGGATTACCCTCATAGTTCGGCTAAATTTTATACTTTCGGTGAACAAGGAATTTATGAGGTACTGAATTATGCGGAGTTGAAAGATAAGGATCTGACTGCGCCTTCCGCAGAGTCCCCTTCGGGAGACTCTGCGGGGACTTAAAGCCGTATAAAGATCCTACGAAAGTTGAGCGTGATGCAACTACATTTGTAATTCCAACTAAATACTTAAAGAAATAAACATCATGTGGATAATTTTCGCTCTAATCATTCTATTGCTTTTTCATGTTAAGAGCTATTATGCATTTAGATTTATTGTAATGGATGACCTTAGTGAATTCAATTCTGATTTTGTGGATTTTACTTTCGGAACCAAACATAGCTCTTATAAGCCTCAGTCGAGAAGTGCATGGTTTATTTTGAAAAAATCAAAATTTCTACATGCGGAACGCGCAAAAAATATTTCAAATATTCTATTAGCCTTATTTTATGTGCTCATTTTATGTTTAATATTCTTGTAGTAGTTATCAGATTAAACCTATTGATTGGAAATTCTATTGAGCCATGAATAAATGAGATCATGACAAAGCGCTATAAAAGGGAAATCACAGCAGGTATAGCAGGATTGCTAATTATTCTATTCTCAATCTTGTCAATCTCCATTGATATGCCATTTATTGGTAGAGTATTCTCATTTATAATAATTTTTCCAATGGCAATGGCTTATGAAGAATCTGATGCTACACGTGTATTAATAATTACGCCCCATCAGAGTCACTCGCAGAGGACTCTGATGTTAAGAACACAAGTGAAAATGTTTAAATGAATAGAAACAAATTACTTCTCCGCAGAGTCTCCCGTAGGGGACTCTGCGGCAGCAAGTCTATTATTATCTTCTGTCCCCGCAGAGTCTCCTGCAAGGGACTCTGCGGAATAGGAGGAATTATAACACCAGTGTCACCCTCAGGAGACTCTTGATATTAAGTAAGACGAATAAAAATATTTAAATAAAAAACGTGAGCAGCAGTGTGATGCTATTTCGCCTAACGCGGATTTTCAAAAAACATCATATAGCCAATAAGCAGGTCAGCTACAGGCTTGAACGAACGGTAGTAAACAAATACTTCATAAAAATTCTGTCCCCGCAGAGTCTCCCGAAGGGGACTCTGCGGGATAGGAGGAATAAGAATTAAAATTATAACACCAGAGTCACCCTCAGGAGACTCTGATGTTAAGTAAGACGTATAAAAATATTTAAATAAAAAACGTGAACAGCAGTGTGATGCCATCTACGCCTAACGAGGATTTTCAAAAAAGGTCATATAACCAATTAGCAGGTCGGCCGCAGGTTGGAACGAACGGTAGTAAACAAATACTTCATAAAAATTTTCTGTTTGGAAATGACTTCCTTCAAAGAACAGCGGTGGTTGTGTCTTTGATCTCAACACATACTGGTAGTCGTACCACCCTTGTTTGAGTAATAGCGTTGTTGAGTATTCTTTTTTCAGGCTGTCATAACGCATAA is part of the Cyclobacteriaceae bacterium genome and harbors:
- a CDS encoding 4Fe-4S dicluster domain-containing protein gives rise to the protein MAIKITDECINCGACEPECPNTAIYEGGREWNWAGGTKLTEVKLEDGSVQDAKILQKPVSDEFYYIVSGKCTECTGFHEEPQCAAVCPVDCCVPDPDHVESKEVLAARKAYLHQE
- a CDS encoding DUF58 domain-containing protein, translating into MKVNLQDIRQSANLELLARQLVEGFITGLHKSPYHGFSVEFAEHRLYNEGESTRHIDWKAYARTDRLFSKQYEEETNLRCLIAIDTSPSMFYPAETKAKIRFSAIAAAAMAYMLNLQRDAVGLCLFSDKIDTLTPIKSSRSHLEKLLLILHGLMEQQPMKVQTEIARVLHEAAEKIHKRSLVVLFSDMFDGDPDNTDELFKALQHLKHNKHEVIVFHVMDYDTELTFQFEDKPIEFIDLESNAKLKLNPGDIRLSYQHEAKNFYDTLKLRCHQYKIDFVKADIRQDVNTILQTYLIKRAKMR
- a CDS encoding PUR family DNA/RNA-binding protein, which encodes MEENKTNGRDEIYSAKVKAGKRTYFFDVKSTRSNDFYLTITESKKRFKEDGFTYEKHKIFLYKEDFNKFMEALTNTVNHVKQELMPEVDFDQFDQHHPADEHHEEAATAPVAKSSADSDLKWD
- the ychF gene encoding redox-regulated ATPase YchF, with the translated sequence MGLQCGIVGLPNVGKSTLFNALSNNKAEAANFPFCTIEPNVGVISVPDPRLRILEGLVNPQKVVPTTIEFVDIAGLVKGASKGEGLGNQFLANIREVDAIVHVVRCFDNDNIVHVDGKVNPIADKEIIDTELQLKDLESVEKKISRSEKIAKSGDAKAKKELAVLQAYRDALLAGQNARAVQVPEEDKKAIEDLQLLTAKPVVYVANVDEASVLTGNKHVEALRNLVKSENAEVVVISAAIEAQIAELETEEDRITFLKEYGLEESGLNKLIRASYSLLNLITYFTAGEKEVRAWTIKRGWKAPAAAGVIHTDFEKGFIKAEVIKLPDYQHYKSEHACREAGKMAIEGKEYVVEDGDIMHFRFNV
- the cas6 gene encoding CRISPR-associated endoribonuclease Cas6 encodes the protein MRTRIIFSLKNRGAYVPFHHQYLLAQFIKGLLMFGPDKSYQAYTQFNFSGLKGQTKISRKGLHYYSSKVTLVFACADREFLSYFTAQLFEQKDIMIGSLHLVPDSIEEEPPVEIQTEAKFLCISPIVPVPAAFNNEQGKKFIMPESDEFSDLLYDSTISRMEATGKYTPEQLTSFYKFQLVPDPGYLQRLQAAGKKFARIYPLYDSDVKFEVRGYTFPFTLYAAPEVQRFVYENGLGYFCHKGFGMLDVAGNDSIKREQQRDAIYA